GAGCCACATCCGTTCGCACGCTTTATTAAGATTCTCGGCCGCGGCAAGACGCTGACACGCTCCTTGACGATCGAAGAGGCCGAAGAGGCCATGGGGATGATTGTCGCCGGCGAGGTTCTGCCGGAACAAATCGGCGCGTTTCTCATGCTGCTTCGTATCAAGGAAGAAAGCGGCGAGGAAATCGCTGGATTTGTCCGCGCGGTTCGGGCGTCGATGAAGCGTCCATCATCGCTGCCGGTGGTCGATGTCGATTGGTCGTCTTATGCGGGAAAGCGGCGGCAGCTTCCATGGTTCATTCTGGTGACGCAAATTCTCGCACGTAACGGTTGGCGTGTTTTTATGCACGGAACCGAAGGCCATACCGCGGGGCGGCTCTATACACGCGAGGCTCTAGCGCGCATTGGCTTTCCTGTCGCCGGCGGTTTCAGCGAGGCCGCGGCGCATATCGCGGAACGAAATTTTGCCTATCTGCCGCTCGAACACATAAGCCCAAAGCTGGCGGAACTCATCGAATTGCGGCCGATTCTCGGTTTGCGCTCGCCGGTGCATACGTTGGCGCGGATGATCAATCCTTTCGACGCGCCCTGTGCGATGCAGGCTGTGTTCCACCCAGGCTATATGAAAATTCATCGCGACGCGGCTTTGCTCCTTGGTATGAAACGAATGTCGGTGTTTCGCGGTGAGGGCGGCGAAATTGAGCGGCGCCCGAACAAATCTTGTGACGTCATGACAATAATGGACGGAACATTGATTGAGGATCGCTGGCCTGCGATTTTGTCGGATCCGCGGCTGACGCAAGACGAAAGCATGGATCTCGATCGGATGGAGGCGCTGTGGCGCGGCGAAGTCACCGATGATTATGCCGTCGCCGCGGTCACCGGGACGCTCGCAATCGCGCTCAAGACGATGGGCATCGACGGCGATTGTGAAAGTGCCCAAAAACATGCCGAATATTTATGGAGCCAACGTGACAGGAGCCGCCTCGCGGCGGTTGCGTGAGCGCATGGGACGGCTGTTTCTTTCGGCGATCCACAAATCCTCCGGAAAGACGACAGTCTCGCTCGGCCTCGCGGCTGCGCTC
The window above is part of the Methylovirgula sp. HY1 genome. Proteins encoded here:
- a CDS encoding glycosyl transferase family protein, with the translated sequence MTEPHPFARFIKILGRGKTLTRSLTIEEAEEAMGMIVAGEVLPEQIGAFLMLLRIKEESGEEIAGFVRAVRASMKRPSSLPVVDVDWSSYAGKRRQLPWFILVTQILARNGWRVFMHGTEGHTAGRLYTREALARIGFPVAGGFSEAAAHIAERNFAYLPLEHISPKLAELIELRPILGLRSPVHTLARMINPFDAPCAMQAVFHPGYMKIHRDAALLLGMKRMSVFRGEGGEIERRPNKSCDVMTIMDGTLIEDRWPAILSDPRLTQDESMDLDRMEALWRGEVTDDYAVAAVTGTLAIALKTMGIDGDCESAQKHAEYLWSQRDRSRLAAVA